Proteins encoded in a region of the Equus asinus isolate D_3611 breed Donkey chromosome X, EquAss-T2T_v2, whole genome shotgun sequence genome:
- the MED12 gene encoding mediator of RNA polymerase II transcription subunit 12 isoform X2 yields MAAFGILSYEHRPLKRPRLGPPDVYPQDPKQKEDELTALNVKQGFNNQPAVSGDEHGSAKNVNFNPAKISSNFSSIIAEKLRCNTLPDTGRRKPQVNQKDNFWLVTARSQSAINTWFTDLAGTKPLTQLAKKVPIFSKKEEVFGYLAKYTVPVMRAAWLIKMTCAYYAAITETKVKKRHVIDPFMEWTQIITKYLWEQLQKMAEYYRPGPAGSGGCGSTIGPLPHDVEVAIRQWDYNEKLAMFMFQDGMLDRHEFLTWVLECFEKIRPGEDELLKLLLPLLLRYSGEFVQSAYLSRRLAYFCTRRLALQLDGVSSHSSHVMSAQSTGTLPTTPAPQPPTSSTPSTPFSDLLMCPQHRPLVFGLSCILQTILLCCPSALVWHYSLTDSRIKTGSPLDHLPIAPSNLPMPEGNSAFTQQVRAKLREIEQQIKERGQAVEVRWSFDKCQEATAGFTIGRVLHTLEVLDSHSFERSDFSNSLDSLCNRIFGLGPSKDGHEISSDDDAVVSLLCEWAVSCKRSGRHRAMVVAKLLEKRQAEIEAERCGESEAADEKGSIASGSLSAPSAPIFQDVLLQFLDTQAPMLTDPRSESERVEFFNLVLLFCELIRHDVFSHNMYTCTLISRGDLAFGAPGPRPPSPFDDPADDPERKEAEGSSSSKLEDPGLSESMDIDPSSSVLFEDMEKPDFSLFSPTMPCEGKGSPSPEKPDVEKEVKPPPKEKIEGTLGVLYDQPRHVQYATHFPIPQEESCSHECNQRLVVLFGVGKQRDDARHAIKKITKDILKVLNRKGTAETDQLAPIVPLNPGDLTFLGGEDGQKRRRNRPEAFPTAEDIFAKFQHLSHYDQHQVTAQVSRNVLEQITSFALGMSYHLPLVQHVQFIFDLMEYSLSISGLIDFAIQLLNELSVVEAELLLKSSDLVGSYTTSLCLCIVAVLRHYHACLILNQDQMAQVFEGLCGVVKHGMNRSDGSSAERCILAYLYDLYTSCSHLKSKFGELFSDFCSKVKNTIYCNVEPSESNMRWAPEFMIDTLENPAAHTFTYTGLGKSLSENPANRYSFVCNALMHVCVGHHDPDRVNDIAILCAELTGYCKSLSAEWLGVLKALCCSSNNGTCGFNDLLCNVDVSDLSFHDSLATFVAILIARQCLLLEDLIRCAAIPSLLNAACSEQDSEPGARLTCRILLHLFKTPQLNPCQSDGTPSPDKPTVGIRSSCDRHLLAASQNRIVDGAVFAVLKAVFVLGDAELKGSGFTVTGGTEELPEEEGGGGSGGRRQGGRNISVETASLDVYAKYVLRSICQQEWVGERCLKSLCEDSNDLQDPVLSSAQAQRLMQLICYPHRLLDNEDGENPQRQRIKRILQNLDQWTMRQSSLELQLMIKQTPNNEMNSLLENIAKATIEVFQQSAETGSSSGNTASNMPSSSKTKPVLSSLERSGVWLVAPLIAKLPTSVQGHVLKAAGEELEKGQHLGSSSRKERDRQKQKSMSLLSQQPFLSLVLTCLKGQDEQREGLLTSLYSQVHQIVNNWRDDQYLDDCKPKQLMHEALKLRLNLVGGMFDTVQRSTQQTTEWAVLLLEIIISGTVDMQSNNELFTTVLDMLSVLINGTLAADMSSISQGSMEENKRAYMNLVKKLRKELGERQSDSLEKVRQLLPLPKQTRDVITCEPQGSLIDTKGNKIAGFDSIFKKEGLQVSTKQKISPWDLFEGLKPSAPLSWGWFGTVRVDRRVARGEEQQRLLLYHTHLRPRPRAYYLEPLPLPPEDEEPPAPTPLEPEKKAPEPPKTDKPGAAPPSTEERKKKSTKGKKRSQPAAKTEDYGMGPGRSGPYGVTVPPDLLHHANPGSISHLSYRQGSIGLYTQNQPLPAGGPRVDPYRPMRLPMQKLPTRPPYPGVLPTAVTGVMGLEPSSYKTSVYRQQQPAVPQGQRLRQQLQAKISQGMLGQSSVHQMTPSSSYGLQTSQGYTPYVSHVGLQQHTGPAGTMVPPSYSSQPYQSTHPSTNPTLVDPTRHLQQRPSGYVHQQAPTYGHGLTSSQRFSHQTLQQTPMMGTMTPLGAQGVQAGVRSASILPEQQQQQQQQQQQQQQQQQQQQQQQQQQQQQQYHIRQQQQQQILRQQQQQQQQQQQQQQQQQQQQQQQQQQQQAHQQQQQQAAPPQPQPQSQPQFQRQGLQQTQQQQQTAALVRQLQQQLSNTQPQPSTNLFGRF; encoded by the exons ATGGCGGCCTTCGGGATCTTGAGCTACGAACACCGGCCCCTGAAGCGGCCGCGGCTGGGGCCTCCCGATGTGTACCCTCAAGATCCCAAACAGAAGGAG GATGAACTGACGGCCCTGAATGTAAAACAAGGCTTCAATAACCAGCCTGCTGTCTCTGGGGATGAACATGGCAGTGCCAAGAACGTCAACTTCAATCCTGCCAAG ATCAGTTCCAACTTCAGCAGCATTATTGCAGAGAAGTTACGTTGTAACACCCTCCCTGACACTGGTCGCAGGAAGCCCCAAGTGAACCAGAAGGACAACTTCTGGCTGGTGACGGCGCGATCCCAGAGTGCCATTAACACCTGGTTCACTGACCTGGCTGGCACCAAGCCACTCACACAACTAGCCAAAAAG GTCCCCATTTTCAGTAAGAAGGAAGAAGTGTTTGGGTACTTAGCCAAATACACAGTGCCTGTGATGCGGGCTGCCTGGCTCATTAAGATGACCTGTGCCTACTATGCAGCAATCACTGAGACCAAGGTTAAGAAGAGACATGTCATTGACCCCTTCATGG AATGGACTCAGATCATCACCAAGTACTTATGGGAGCAGCTGCAAAAGATGGCTGAATACTACCGGCCAGGGCCTGCAGGAAGCGGGGGCTGTGGTTCCACTATAGGGCCCTTGCCCCATGATGTAGAAGTGGCAATCCGGCAGTGGGACTACAATGAGAAGCTGGCCATGTTCATGTTTCAG GATGGAATGCTGGACAGACATGAGTTCCTGACCTGGGTACTTGAGTGTTTTGAGAAAATCCGCCCTGGAGAGGATGAATTGCTTAAACTGCTGTTGCCCCTGCTGCTTCGA TACTCTGGGGAATTCGTTCAGTCTGCATACCTCTCTCGCCGCCTTGCCTACTTCTGTACCCGGAGGCTGGCCCTGCAGCTGGATGGCGTGAGCAGTCACTCGTCTCATGTGATGTCTGCTCAGTCGACAGGCACACTGCCCACCACCCCTGCTCCTCAGCCCCCGACTAGCAGCACACCCTCTACACCCTTTAGTGACCTACTTATGTGCCCTCAGCACCGGCCCCTAGTTTTTGGCCTCAGCTGTATCCTTCAG ACCATCCTCCTGTGTTGTCCTAGTGCCCTGGTTTGGCACTACTCACTGACTGATAGCCGAATTAAGACTGGCTCACCACTTGACCACCTGCCTATTGCCCCCTCCAACCTGCCCATGCCAGAGGGCAACAGTGCCTTCACTCAGCAG GTCCGTGCAAAGTTGCGGGAGATTGAGCAGCAGATCAAGGAGCGAGGACAGGCAGTTGAGGTTCGCTGGTCTTTTGATAAGTGCCAGGAAGCTACTGCAG GCTTCACCATTGGACGGGTGCTCCATACTTTGGAAGTGCTGGACAGCCATAGTTTTGAGCGCTCTGACTTCAGCAACTCTCTTGACTCCTTGTGTAACCGAATCTTTGGATTGGGGCCTAGCAAGGATGGGCATGAG ATCTCCTCAGATGATGATGCTGTGGTATCATTACTGTGTGAATGGGCTGTCAGCTGCAAGCGTTCTGGTCGGCATCGTGCTATGGTGGTAGCCAAGCTGCTGGAGAAGAGACAGGCAGAGATTGAGGCTGAG CGTTGTGGAGAATCAGAAGCCGCAGATGAAAAGGGTTCCATCGCCTCTGGCTCCCTTTCTGCTCCTAGTGCTCCCATTTTCCAGGATGTTCTCCTGCAGTTTCTGGATACACAGGCTCCCATGCTGA CGGACCCCCGAAGTGAGAGTGAGCGGGTGGAGTTCTTTAACTTGGTACTGCTGTTCTGTGAACTCATTCGACATGATGTTTTCTCCCACAACATGTATACTTGCACCCTCATCTCCCGAGGGGACCTTGCCTTTGGAGCCCCTGGTCCCCGGCCTCCGTCTCCCTTTGATGACCCTGCTGATGATCCAGAGCGCAAGGAGGCTGAGGGCAGCAGCAGTAGCAAGCTGGAG GATCCGGGGCTCTCGGAGTCTATGGACATAGACCCTAGTTCCAGTGTACTGTTTGAGGACATGGAGAAGCCTGATTTCTCA TTGTTCTCTCCTACTATGCCCTGTGAGGGGAAGGGCAGTCCATCCCCTGAGAAACCAGATGTTGAGAAGGAGGTGAAGCCCCCACCCAAGGAGAAGATAGAAGGGACCCTTGGGGTTCTTTATGACCAGCCACGGCATGTGCAGTATGCCACACACTTTCCCATCCCCCAG GAGGAGTCATGCAGCCATGAGTGCAACCAGCGGTTGGTCGTACTGTTTGGGGTGGGAAAGCAGCGAGATGATGCCCGACATGCCATCAAGAAAATAACCAAGGATATCCTGAAGGTTCTGAACCGCAAGGGGACGGCGGAAACTG ACCAGCTTGCTCCTATTGTGCCTCTGAATCCTGGAGACCTGACATTCTTAG GTGGGGAGGATGGGCAGAAGCGACGGCGCAACCGGCCTGAAGCCTTCCCCACTGCTGAAGATATCTTTGCTAAGTTCCAGCATCTTTCACATTATGACCAACACCAGGTCACGGCTCAG GTCTCCCGGAATGTTCTGGAGCAGATCACAAGTTTTGCCCTTGGCATGTCATACCACTTGCCTCTGGTGCAGCATGTGCAGTTCATCTTCGACCTCATGGAATATTCACTCAGCATCAGTGGCCTCATCGACTTTGCCATTCAG CTACTGAATGAACTGAGTGTAGTTGAGGCTGAGTTGCTTCTCAAATCCTCGGATCTGGTGGGCAGCTACACTACCAGCCTGTGCCTGTGCATTGTGGCTGTCCTGCGGCACTATCATGCCTGCCTCATCCTCAACCAGGACCAGATGGCACAGGTCTTTGAGGG GCTGTGTGGCGTAGTGAAGCATGGGATGAACCGGTCAGATGGCTCCTCTGCAGAACGCTGTATCCTTGCTTATCTCTATGATCTGTACACCTCCTGTAGCCATTTAAAGAGCAAATTTGGGGAGCTCTTCAG CGACTTCTGCTCCAAGGTGAAGAACACCATCTACTGCAACGTGGAGCCGTCAGAATCCAATATGCGCTGGGCACCTGAGTTCATGATTGACACTCTGGAGAACCCTGCAGCTCACACCTTCACCTACACGGGGCTAGGCAAGAGTCTTAGTGAGAACCCTGCTAACCGCTACAGCTTTGTCTGCAATGCCCTTATGCACGTCTGTGTGGGGCACCATGATCCCGATAG GGTGAATGACATCGCAATCCTGTGTGCAGAGCTGACCGGCTATTGCAAGTCACTGAGTGCGGAATGGCTAGGAGTCCTTAAAGCCTTGTGCTGCTCCTCTAACAATGGCACTTGTGGTTTCAACGACCTCCTCTGCAATGTAGAT GTCAGTGACCTGTCTTTTCATGATTCCCTGGCTACTTTTGTTGCCATCCTCATCGCTCGGCAGTGTTTGCTCCTAGAGGATCTGATTCGCTGTgctgccatcccttcactcctTAATGCTG CTTGCAGTGAGCAGGATTCTGAGCCCGGGGCCCGACTTACCTGCCGCATCCTCCTTCACCTTTTCAAGACACCTCAACTCAATCCTTGCCAGTCGGATGGAA CTCCTTCCCCAGACAAGCCTACTGTAGGAATCCGCTCCTCCTGTGACCGCCACCTGCTGGCTGCCTCCCAGAACCGCATCGTGGATGGAGCTGTGTTTGCTGTTCTCAAGGCTGTGTTTGTACTTG GCGATGCGGAACTGAAGGGTTCAGGCTTCACTGTGACAGGAGGAACAGAAGAACTtccagaggaggaggggggaggtggCAGTGGCGGTCGGAGGCAGGGTGGCCGCAACATCTCTGTGGAGACAGCCAGTCTGGATGTCTATGCCAAGTACGTGCTGCGCAGCATCTGCCAACAG GAATGGGTAGGAGAACGTTGCCTTAAATCGCTGTGTGAGGACAGCAATGACCTACAAGACCCAGTGTTGAGTAGCGCCCAGGCCCAGCGCCTCATGCAGCTCATCTGCTACCCACATCGGCTGCTGGACAATGAGGATGGGGAAAATCCCCAGCGACAACGCATTAAGCGTATTCTCCAG AACTTGGACCAGTGGACCATGCGTCAGTCTTCCCTGGAGCTGCAGCTCATGATCAAGCAGACCCCTAACAAT GAGATGAACTCCCTCTTAGAGAACATTGCCAAGGCCACAATCGAGGTGTTCCAACAGTCAGCAGAGACAGGGTCATCTTCTGGAAACACTGCAAGCAACATGCCCAGCAGCAGCAAGACCAAGCCTGTGCTCAG CTCTCTGGAGCGCTCTGGTGTATGGCTGGTGGCCCCCCTCATTGCTAAACTGCCCACCTCAGTCCAGGGGCATGTGTTAAAGGCTGCTGGGGAGGAATTGGAGAAGGGCCAGCACCTGGGTTCCTCTTCCCGCAAAGAACGTGATCGACAAAAGCAAAAGAG TATGTCCCTGTTGAGCCAGCAGCCTTTCTTGTCCCTGGTGCTGACGTGTCTGAAAGGGCAGGATGAGCAGCGTGAGGGACTCCTTACCTCCCTTTACAGCCAAGTGCACCAG ATTGTGAATAATTGGCGAGATGACCAGTACTTAGATGATTGCAAACCAAAGCAGCTAATGCATGAGGCACTCAAACTGCGGCTCAACCTG GTGGGGGGCATGTTTGACACGGTGCAGCGCAGCACCCAACAGACCACAGAGTGGGCTGTGCTCCTCCTGGAGATCATCATCAGCGGCACTGTCGACATGCAGTCCAACAA CGAGCTCTTCACCACTGTATTGGACATGCTGAGCGTGCTCATCAATGGGACCCTGGCTGCGGACATGTCCAGCATCTCTCAAGGCAGCATGGAGGAAAACAAACGTGCCTACATGAACCTGGTGAAGAAGCTGCGG AAAGAGTTGGGGGAGCGCCAATCAGACAGTCTGGAAAAAGTTCGCcagctgctgccactgcccaAGCAGACCCGAGATGTCATCACATGTGAGCCACAGGGCTCCCTTATTGACACCAAGGGCAACAAGATTGCCGGCTTTGATTCCATCTTCAAGAAAGAG GGTCTACAGGTTTCCACCAAACAAAAGATCTCTCCCTGGGATCTTTTTGAGGGGCTGAAGCCGTCTGCACCACTCTCTTGGGGCTGGTTTGGAACAGTCCGGGTCGACAGGCGAGTGGCCCGAGGCGAGGAGCAGCAGCGGTTGCTGCTCTACCACACACACCTGCGGCCCCGGCCCCGTGCCTATTACCTGgagccactgccactgccaccagAGGATGAGGAGCCCCCCGCTCCCACCCCGCTAGAGCCTGAGAAAAAGGCTCCAGAGCCCCCCAAAACTGACAAGCCTGGGGCTGCTCCACCTAGTACTGAGGAACGCAAGAAGAAGTCCACGAAGGGCAAGAAACGCAGCCAGCCTGCTGCCAAGACAGAG GACTATGGAATGGGCCCAGGGCGGAGTGGCCCCTATGGTGTGACCGTGCCTCCGGACCTCCTGCACCACGCCAACCCTGGTTCCATATCCCACCTTAGCTACAGGCAGGGTTCCATAGGCCTGTACACCCAGAACCAGCCACTACCTGCAG GTGGCCCTCGTGTGGACCCATACCGCCCTATGCGGTTACCAATGCAGAAGCTGCCGACTCGACCACCTTACCCTGGAGTGCTACCCACAGCCGTGACTGGCGTCATGGGACTGGAACCCTCTTCCTACAAGACCTCTGTGTACCGACAGCAGCAGCCTGCAGTGCCCCAAGGACAGCGCCTTCGCCAACAGCTCCAGGCAAAGATA AGTCAGGGGATGTTGGGACAGTCATCTGTCCATCAGATGACTCCCAGCTCTTCCTATGGTTTGCAGACCTCCCAG ggCTATACTCCTTATGTTTCTCATGTGGGATTGCAGCAACACACAGGCCCCGCAGGTACCATGGTGCCCCCCAGCTACTCCAGCCAGCCTTATCAGAGCACCCACCCTTCTACCAATCCTACTCTTGTAGATCCTACTCGCCACCTGCAACAGCGGCCCAGTGGCTATGTGCACCAGCAGGCCCCAACCTACGGACATGGGCTGACCTCCAGTCAGAG